The sequence aggctcaacaatatatttttcttcaagggattcccataaatcaaaagcagtaaaattttcttttgcattataaaagtcgtacaaggagtcatccagacagttaagaatatgttttttgcacatgtaattcttcctagtccatctatccagtctatcttgaaaaccacggtcatgaagccttctcgaGGGTCTTTTTAAGGCAAATTCATCtaacctttggtcttttaagaagaataatatTTTGGACTGCCATTGTTTAAAGTCTtttccactaaactttgggggtttgtctacagtactctttcccatttTGTTACAGCAAAAAATATAGTAAtgaaggatattgcctttagattgttggagaaaatgtaacaacaatcgtaataattgagaagaaaatacttagctcaaaccgacgcTTGACTGATGTTGTTGCAGATGCATAGGTAATGGTAGCAGGAACTAGTAGAGGCACGTATGAGATACGCTGACCTAAAgacaatatcgcctgctactcctctGAAATGatatagcagttggcgagtcacctccaggatacaactactgatagtacccctcaataTAGCATACAAAGAAGGTACTCTAAGAACTTGGCAGAGATTTATGAAGAAGTTGAAATAGTTACAGAGAAAATAaaacagtagcagagaagaataagagaggaagaagctacttctcctctattgtaTTTAATGAGATgaaaactactctcttatatagtattTTGTGAGGTtacaaaacaagagaaaaagcCATGCAagaaaccatgcgtatgacaaaaatactggtaatgtttgttTAAAAACAGTGCAAGACCAGATCAGAGAGTTGTTTTTGCCAGACATAGATCAGAGTGTTGCTTTGTCAGAAATCAACTTTTACTTTAGGCAGGAAAACAGCTTTGTCAGATTAGCTTTTGTctgtgaacccacacccacacccgaccgAACCGAcagcggcgtgcgtgcttcgaaGCGAAGCACTGCACGTACGGGAAAGACAACCTTTTCCTAGTCTAGGTCTTCTCCCTCActcaaaagtgtgttgacccaaagggccatgtcctttagccaattctatggtatttaagtttaagattctttagattttagtccatATGGGACTAATGTTTTAACTATTCGCAAGAGAAAAATAATtggtgggcaataggtctagggatcaaatcaTAGTCCATGCTTATTCGGTTTTAAAACAAAAACCCGTTTTCTCTAACagttaattaggtttttttttttttttttttttttttttttatgatcttaAGAAGGGGTTTTGTGTTTGTGTTGTAGGCATTCGTCGATTGAAGGAAAGCTTGGGTTTTGGATACAGTGGATTGCGAACAgactcaatttagggtttaatcGATTGAAGGAAAGTATTGGGTATTTGATACAGTGGGTTGCAACAGATTCAATTTGGGGTTTAGGTATTGTTTTAGTTTCAAATTTTATTCAGCATCTGTGATTGATTGATGAAACAGATATAAACCCtatccctttttcttttctttttttaattttgcaAGTACGATTTTTGTCCAAGATAAGTTACGGAGAAACCCTAATAGCCATTCAAGAAAAGATTTCACAACCCAGGTGATTTTTGTATTCAACTTACTgattttactcttattctaaTTACTGATATATCATAAACCCATATCTTTTAACTTTCAAAATTATTGTGCTGATTCAGTATTGGGTTTTCTTCAACATTTGgatttttcttaaaataaatttatttatcagATTGATTATAGATTGTACAAACTCAATGTATGCTGTGTTTCTTCTCTTTCAGTATTTTTTTGTCTGTTCACTACTTTTGTTTCATTAGCTCTCTATGTTGAACCTTCCATTTATTGCAGAAGAATACACTTCAGGTAGAAAGCAATATGCAAATCGGCTCAATCAATGCATCATCTGCCGCAACTGAGCACGAAATGTAATACAGTGAAATTTTAAATTTGGTTCTCAACTCTAAATATGTATTTTCTGACATAACATCTAATGAGTGCACTGCCTCATGATTGATATTCTTCAGATGACAGTTTTGAAGATGaaaatttatttgccatgtgaagtgTCATTTACACTAAACCTTTACCAAGGTGGATATTTAATCAGAAAACTTACGGAGGTTTGCTTATTACATCTTTAGGTCTTGAACTTTACTACACAAAATTGAAAGGGAAAGGAACTAGATTGTAGTTGTAAACTTAAGTCTTGATTTTTTGTACATGATTTGATGTTGTTCTAACATCTGTAAATACGTGGATTTCATGACTTTAAGATTCAGCTCAGGATTCCAGAAAATCGTCGCGATCATGCTCATTTAATGGATTACTAATCTCTTCTTTAATTTACTAATCTCTTATCTGGTTTGATCTTTTAGGTGAGAAGGGGATAATAACTTAGGTCTTGATAATGGATAGGATACCTGAATTAAATTTTATTTCTCCACTACCAACTCCTTTCTTCTCCTTATCAGGTATGAATTCTATTTCTCTCTGTTCTGcttgcttttgattttcttttgtgtGTATGATGATATGTTGCCTCTGATATTGTCGTGAAATCAGAAGATTAGGACATGATTTAGAGTCCATGAGGTTACTACCTGCTCCAGTAGTTGCAAATCCATTATCATTTAGTTGTTCTTTGAAGTGATCAGCTACTTAATTACATTCTCTGTTCTTcttgcttttgattttcttttgtgtGTATGATGATATGTTGCCTCTGATATTGTCGTGATATCAGAAGATTAGGACATGATTTAGAGTCCGTGAGGTTACTACCTGCTCCAGTAGCTGCAAATCCATTATCATTTAGTTGTTCTTTGAAGTGATCAGCTACTTAATTGCATTCATTGGAAAACATGTTAGAATGAGTTGAGTTAACGTTTCCACTTAATAATATTTGATTGCAGGTTTTCTTTTTCCCGAGTTTAACATATGTAGGACTCATGTAGTTTGTCCGTGTATACTGCTGCATTGTCAGGGATGTACCCATGGATTTGAATAGATTTTAAGTTTGTGTATATAGAATGCACACATTGTCAGGGATGCACCCTTGAGTTTTACTGGACTTCTCTTTCTCCAGCAATACAGATACCTCTACTAATTACTTATTAcatgatttttgtttcttttatattttcgaaTTTCGTGTAACTAGCAGCTTTTTCAATTGACtattataggttttgtatttggTGAGCTATGCGTACACTGGAGCTATGAGTCCTACATACTGTGTTTGTTGATTAAATCAATCGCAAGTACGTAACGTCtatcttattatttatttttgaagcaaaTTTAGTTGAATTTTCCATTAGGTAAAACATTTTTGTACATTGATTCAGGTATACCTCTATTCTAACTCCTATTTTAGTTTTTAAGCTCAGAGTTGCAAGaagtttcgattttttccttCCGAAAATCCTAGGTTTCCAGCCGCCAGGTACAATCACGGTTAGGAACCCATGAACACCCGGCCGTAATACTGTTTTACGGCTCACAGATAATGAACTCCCAGTCGTTATCGAAATGTTACGAATGGAACGATGAATACTCCTGGCCGTAACTAAGAAATTACGGCCAGGTTTTTTCTACGTCCATGGGTAGCATTTATTGTCGGCGGCGGTTAGGTTTCCTGGACGAAAAATATTAAATGATATTTAATGTTGCCGGCGCCGGTTGGGTTACCCAGCCGTAACTTGTTTTACGGCTCGATTTTTAGGCCGTAAGCTGACTCATTCAAATACATGACAATTTACGGCCCGGAATTCTTGGACGTAACTCATTTACGGCTCAGAATATCATTTTTTGACCCAGTCGTATATGTCTTGACGGCTAGGATATCCCTGTTAGACCCAGCCGTGTAGGTTATTACGGCGGAATATTTTATTTTCGACCCAGCCGTTTCTGTGTTatgaaaaaatatttttggacATATGTCATTCTATTATAGATTGTACCGTACATTCCGGTGGAAGACCAAGAGGTGGTTATGGAATATCAAGAGGTGGTTATTGAAGAGAAAAATGTGGTTATGGAAGATCAACCCCCACATGTGCAAGTTTCTGAAGACACAAGTGCTCACTATGCAAACAACTACGAGTGGAAAGATAAGAAAGATGCAAAGTTATGGGCTCGATTACAAGGGTTGAAAAAGATGGGCatcatagtccagaataaacaagttacagaaaacaactttcaaatggtttgcgagtgtactGGAAAGTATGAGAGCCATTGGAAAAAAGGTAGTGAGTATAAACGAAAAACCACAAGGAAGAAGGGACGTTATAATACGAAGAAATGCCGATGCCCTTTTAAGCTTCAATTTAAATATAACGATGACAAGAAAGTGTGGTTTATGGCGAGAGTCGTCTCGggttatcataatcatcatatTCCGGAGAGTTTGATCAACCATCCTTATTCGGCAAGGCTCAACCCCTTGGAAAAGGAGTTAGTACACGTGTTGAGTAAAAGACGCACAAGACCTATTGATATTCTTAGTGGCGTGAAGGTGTTAAACCCCCAAAACTCATCCTCATTTGAAACTATATATAACGTAAGAGAACAATTTAGAAAAGAGTCATGGGAAGAGAGAGTGCTTATGTaacaattattgtttttgtttgaggaGGCAAATACTCTACCGCCTATGAAACGAATGAAGAAAAGGAAGTGGAATATCTTTTCATCGCCAATCCGGAATGTGTACAATTGGcaagatgctttcatcaaattctcTTTATGGATTGCACGTATAAAACCAACAAGTACAACATGCCGATATTGAACTTTGTTGGGCAAACATCTACCAAGTCTACATTTACCATTTCGTTTTGCTTCTTTGGGCATTGCAAAAGGTGAAGTTATTGTATCAAGAAGGTTATACTCCACATGTGTTGATTACGATAAGGAGCAAGCATTGATGTGGGCCATACCACGTGTTTTCCCCTACGCGCGTCATCATCTTTGCACATTTCATATATGGAAATGGAACAATGTGCAAACTAATTGCAAGAGGGTTATAGGGCCAGCAAAGAAGACCGGGATGGAGAGGATTAAAAATCTGTCGTTGGAGAaacaacaagaagagaaagataagtttgagATCAATGACAAAATAGCCGAGGTGCTTTGGGTGTATTTTCAAGTTGATTGGGAACAACTAATATGGTCGATCACAGAACCATTATATTTCCTAAGGAGCGTTTTGTAATGGAAAAATGGTCAACCTACCCAGATGTTATAATATATTTGAAGAACGAGTTATTGGATCCATACAAAGAAAAGTTTGTTAGTTCATGGGTAAACCGTTATAGACATTATGACAATCAAGCCACAAGAACGGTGGAGTCTGCTCACTATCGGTTCAAGAGTAAGTtaaatggttgtgatggtggattggttgttgtttttgaagCTATGGTCGAGTATTTCAAGCATGATATCGATAGAATTAAATGGGATTTTGAAAAGAGACGATCTAGAATGGTTGTCGAATACCGGGATAGCCCTTGGCTCCGGGGAATAAGTTTATATGTTTCTCAATGGACAATCCTAAAAATTATAACGGAAGTGGAGGCTTGGGAGGAACACAATCTTCCATCGGGAATGAGATGTAATTGTCACATTAATTCGGCTTTGGGGATCCCATGTAGGCATGCGGTAGCAAATTATACCACAAGGATGATTCCAATCGAAGATATAGATCCATTTTGGAAACAACTAACATTTAGAGATCCATTAGCAAATTAAGGTCTTGGGGAGGTGTTTTGCGACACGGAGGTACACAAGGAACTTTTTGAGAAGTATGCTTCTTTACTACCGGCGCAAAGACAACTTTTTGTATGAATTGTGGAAATTCAACCGTCCATtcactagagaagatattttagaACCTAACAAGGGGCAGGGCAAGGGTAGGCCTTCGAccaaaataacaaagaaacagGAAAGGGCAGAAGCTAAGAGAAAGGTTCAAGAGGGTCCTCGATTGACTCCTTCAATGCGAAGAGATATTTCGAGTTTTGAGAAGTTGAACAACTTTTACAAACTTAAACGAAAGGAAATGGAAAAATGCGGACCAAGCCAAGCTAGTTAAATGAAGGTAAAAGGTCGCAAGAAGAATGTGGTTGTTGCATCCCAAAAAAGTTCAAACAGAAAAGTTGATAGTGGAGTCAAAATTAAAGACCCGGTTGTTCCATCCCAACAaggttcaacaacaaaagaagctagtAGTGTTCAAAGAAAAGTTGGTGGTGCGGTTGGTATTAAGCAATTAGCGAGAAGCCGAGGTAATGATGTCAAAGGAAAAGCACCATTGGTCGAACCATCGTAAAGAGTTGTTAGTGGTGAGAAAGAGACGTTTTTTTTTATGTAGGTCCGATGAAATCACCCCCTATAGATGAGGAAGGTAATTATATCCGACCTACTTACAccatatacaaaaattacatgcaCTTTTTACCATATTTTATTCATGAGTATGTCAAGTCCACCGATGATGTTGAGGGCGACggaaattgtggttaccatgtgtTTGTAGATCAACTTGGACCTTTTGAGGAGGCAAAAGAATGTGGTGACGACCAAATTATTTATGTAAggcaaaagtgtttgcttgaactaCGTAGTTTCCCCGATTTTTACAAGCCAATGAAGAGATTCGAAAGAGATGACACGGAGGCGGTGCTAAATGAGGAGTTCAAAGCATTCGAATTGCGTTTAATGGGCAACATTACATTGACAagtgaatattggatgagaatgtcaATATGTGGCTATCTACTCGCCAATGCATTCTATTGCGTTATTCATTACATCTCTTATTCACATAGTGTTACATACGCACCAACAAGATTTATTTTTACTGAAGAAGAATCACCAAAGATAGTCATCATGGGGTTTGTGAACATGAACCATTATATTGGCCTCCAATTGAAAGATGGATTcccattacctccattaaggAAGGGAGACGGTGGTGACCGCGAAATTCCATTGGGTTGGTGTCATAGGTTCGAGGAAAGATTTCAATTGTTGGATGCATTACAGATTTCGAGGGATGGCCCTTGCTTACTAATGACTTCCGATGAGGATGACTATGAGTAAATGTTTTGTGAACCTATGTATTTTGAAGGTTAGTGATGATTAAAACGATAATATGATAACAATGTGGTATAAACCTATGTATTTTGAATCACTCATTATAAGTGAACAATCTTATTTTACTCTTATTATgtgtttacaatgataatatgatAAAAATGTGGTTATTTAGAGGTGCGTACGGCCAGGTTATATGCTGACACGACCTAGCCGTAATGACCCAACTGACCTTTTCGCAGAATTACGGCTGAAACACCAAGACCTGAACACGTTTGCGGCTCGGAATCCTAGCCGTATTTCTGGGTATTGTCAGAATAACGGCTGAAACACCAAACCGAGAACAAATTTACGGCTAGGATTCCTACCCGTATTTCTGGGAACTGACAGAATTACGGCTGGTAATTCTAGCCGAACATCCAACTTACGGCTGCTAATCCTGGCCGTAACTGTCCCTGGAATGTCCATATTAGATTTTACTCCGTTACGGCTAAAAGACCTAACTGTTAATACCATTTCGGCTATAAATCGTAGTTGTAACTCTCCCTGGATTGtcagtatcaaattttactccGTTACGGCTGAAACACCTAACCGTTAATACCATTTCGGCTATAAATGTTAGCAGTAAATCTCCCTGGATTGTCACTATCAAATTTCTCTTCGTTATACTTAAACAAGACTCTGATATATTAATAATCAAAACACTAGTATCCATTCATTCAAGGTAAATTAATATCCCATTACTTAAAACAAACGAAatcacccaaatccataacccacaaCATGTTAAAAGTAAGTCTGCATAATGAAAAGCTGGAATGACTTAAACAAGTACATAAAACAATCATCCACTACGACCAACAATCGAAGGAACATCCtcaaaagatgatgaagaacagtGGGGAGTTTGGGAACCACTCATCCAATCATCCTCATCGTTAGTATAGAGATCATCCTTCGCTGGATTATGTAACTCCTGAAGCCTGAGAAGCAATGTTTTTTGTTGGTCGCAATCCAAATATAAAACCTCATAAATGTTACGGATTAGTCCCCTGTAAATCCACTTAGCTCGATTGACCTATTTCTACATCATTCAATTAATAGTGGTACATAATTTGAGAAACGTATACAAAGAAAAGAATCATATACTTAGCCTACGTATCATCATCGTAGCAATATCATACATTGGTAGTTCCTAtggttcttttccttttcaaggttcctaaaaatgatgaaaaacataTCAGAAGATATGAACCATTCACACTTAGTGATACAATTACGGTTAGGGAACAACAGATGACGCATCTGTTTTACAAACTATCGTCTGGGAAAAGTGAGACTTCCTAACCGTAAACATAGTCTCGGCTAAGAAACATGCAAACGACCCATCCGTTTGACACAATTGCGTCCGGGAAGTGTGACACCACCTAATCGCAAACATTGTATCCGCTGGAAACTATAAATAATGGTTGGGAAAATTTAATTACGGTGAGGAAACTCCTAGCCGAAACACTCATCACCCAATTTT comes from Papaver somniferum cultivar HN1 chromosome 7, ASM357369v1, whole genome shotgun sequence and encodes:
- the LOC113294386 gene encoding uncharacterized protein LOC113294386 — translated: MKVKGRKKNVVVASQKSSNRKVDSGVKIKDPVVPSQQGSTTKEASSVQRKVGGAVGIKQLARSRGPMKSPPIDEEGNYIRPTYTIYKNYMHFLPYFIHEYVKSTDDVEGDGNCGYHVFVDQLGPFEEAKECGDDQIIYVRQKCLLELRSFPDFYKPMKRFERDDTEAVLNEEFKAFELRLMGNITLTSEYWMRMSICGYLLANAFYCVIHYISYSHSVTYAPTRFIFTEEESPKIVIMGFVNMNHYIGLQLKDGFPLPPLRKGDGGDREIPLGWCHRFEERFQLLDALQISRDGPCLLMTSDEDDYE